aatgtgagtgccggctcacggaaagcgcgtaccttccagtggctaatgctagtttcattgaagaagatattttggcttggcggcctatgaaagccttggattTTTCTGTTGATTTGATTTGAACGTCTTTTTGCTATTTTTCTCTTGTGACATAgtaatacatggttgaaaaccaATAACGCTTATAATGCCTTATGAGTCATATATGACATTAACCGGTGTTTATTAatccggcctggctttcgactataagtcgccagtatgtatttggattgcgccattagaatcatgcgcttataaatcattgggttatattattcaaatctttaatagccaacatggctggatttttattatggttatcaataaccagtattatgattgaggttttcaaagtcgctttagcgcaatggatatgatttattctacaatggaaggaatagtcccgagtcgctgcaggcttacgacccggcacttgggggctacattattcaagttgagattacatcaagcatgcaagtcccatgtcactgccagcatgcgccatgacacttgggggctaatgcaaagtcattttttggatcaccttattgaagacccgactcatcacagtgTAATGAgccaacccttgggggctaccaattgctcatgtcaacaattcaaggtacacaaatcttaattcattatattgaagggtccactgcttggttggtaaagcacaaagctcttaaccttgtggatgtgggttcaagccccatgatgggggttacatcataagatgttcttttcaaataagtatatataaagtcccagctcaatattatcttactaagccggtccttgggggctacacgttgctgctcaaatctacatgatcatatctacaaagtccctgctcattattgcataatgacccgacccttgggggctacactagttgaagtttttataagcataaggcaatttcaagtcccatgttgctgcaagcatgacaacccagcacttgggggctacatatgtggaatactcagttctgactagtgattaagatgaacaacatggatttcttcaaagtggtaatatttaAACAAGTCTTAAGTCGTCGCTTTGCTCTTCTCAAGACttggggggctacaggtaatatggatatgaaggagagaaatcttcaaaattctcagttttgaaCAAACCAGGAAGATCAATTGTGTGACCCGGcattggaaacaatcatgacccggcgtcTATAACagttatgacttggcatcatctgtTTATAaccccggcaattttggtaatcataaatGGCAAGGTCTACATTTTCATGCCGGCTGGATATCaattgaatatttcaagaccaatatttttaagcattgggagctgagtcaaatgaattattctttaCAATTTTTCTCTGggagaaaccaacgtcagcaaattgattatgaagttggctcattaacccggattttctagaagaaagagataccaaggacttaaggatgttcaggtgccggcttacaagaatatttaacccggagcataaactgttaaaattgttcttgtgttttgtttacaggatcagtttaacatggatgaatccaaattaaactgggggctaatgtcagggatataccccgcggtatgacccggccggagatatgacccggttgggacttggtgtttcattggtgacccggcagattgTTTAAGTTGTTTAAACCGGCGGACAGTTAAGCAGGGTAAGCCGGTGGAGACAGTTAAAGCATGGTAAGCCGGCGGAGACAGTTAAGCATGGTAAGCTGGCAGACGGTTAAGCAagacagttaagccagacagttaagccagatgttaagccggcagattataagccggcagatTGTTTAAGTCAGATGTTTAAGTCAGACTGTGACAGAGTCGCCTGGAGTTAATAAGCCCaaaacgttaagaagcccatgaagagaagcccGTGAAGAGAAGTCAGAAGAGTTAAGTCTAAATTCCGAGTTGGActttacatgtaacccgccccttcaacttatataaggaggggcagagcaccccaagagggacaggttGAATAATCTCTAGGTTAGACACAACTAGGGGAGCCGGCTTacagcgactccctcatgatcataatgagacctaaccACAAACAGTATGTAGGGCTAtcaccggatgatgtttcccagggcccgaagctgtctaaatccttgtcttgtgtgttgatccgcctcgcgtctctcatcccgatcaacccctctcaagttactgttggggaacgtagtaatttcaaaaaaaagtcctacgcacacgcaagatcactgtgatgtatagcaacgagatgggagagtgttgtctacgtaccctcgtagaccgaaagcggaagcgttagcacaacgcggttgatgtagtcgtacgtcttcacgatccgaccgatccaagtaccgaacgtacggcacctccgagttcagcacacgttcagctcgatgacgtcctcgccttctcgatccaacaagaggggcgaagtagtaaatgagttccgacagcacgacggcatggtgacggtgttggtgaagaacaatctccgcagggcttcgcctaagcactacgaaaactatgacggaggataaactagaggggatggggttgccggcacacggcttggtgtttcttgatgtgtcttgggcactagccctacccctctatttatatgttgagccttggggtcgaaacttggagtaaaagcctccacaaagtcggtttcacccgaaaggcaagagtccttctcggactcccgggccagacgccagggttcccggcgtctggacccagacgccagggaccctggcgtctggcccctggactccgcaaaactttcttttgcgctttccaaaaaccttgtgggctttcccctttggcccaaataaagtgttctcgttcccaaacatttcgggaaacatccggaacctcttccggtgaattccggaacccttccggagactaaacactattatcccatatatcaatctttatctccggaccattccggagttcctcgtcatgtctgtgatcttatccgggactccgaacaacattcggttgccaacatacataactcatataatactatatcgtcaacgaacattaagcgtgcggaccctacgggttcgagaactatgtagacatgaccgagacacgtctccggtcaataaccaatagcggaacctggatgctcatattggctcctaaatattctacgaagatctttatcggtcaaaccgcataacaacatacgttgttccctttgtcatcggtgtgttatttgcccgagattcgatcgtcagtatctcaatacctagttcaatctcgttatcggcaagtctctttactcgttccgtaatacatcatcccgcaactaactcattagttacaatgcttgcaaggcttatagtgatgtgcattaccgagtgggcctagagatacctctccgacaatcggagtgacaaatcctaatctcgaaatacgccaacccaacaagtaccttcggagacacctgtagagcacgattataatcacccagttacattgtgacgtttggtagcacacaaaatgttcctccggtaaatgggagttgcataatctcatagtcataggaacatgtataagtcatgaagaaagcaatagcaacatactaaacgatcaattgtTAAGCTAGCGgactgggtcaagtcaatcacatcattctctaatgatgtgatcccgttaatcaaatgacaactcatgtctatggctaggaaacttaaccatctttgattcaacgagctagtcacgtagaggtatactagtgacactctgttttgtctatgtattcacacatgtatcaagttttcggttaatacaattctagcatgaataataaacatttatcatgaaataaggaaatcaataataactttattattgcctctagggcatatttccttcagctaccacatagatgcgttggcctcacgaccaagtcctcacactaggacatctgccgtgacaaattcaCGACAGTTGGACACCGGTCGTGTTGACCGACTGCCCTAGAAAGTCTTTTTCCCGATCCCttgatccgggttttctctctcCCGTCGGTCATCTTCATCGGCGGTTTCTCTTTGGTTTTCAGATCTAAGATCGGTTTGTGTCGCCCGCCGCCCTCGTCGACCCaccgcgcctctactccgacactgGCGTGATTGGCCAACCTCTTTTCCAACCCGGCGACTTCGCGCAACATGCGGCTATCTATGACTGCCGTCCATGCGTCCGTCCGCCCGTCGCTTTGCGCCGGCAGTTGCCGCCATGATCTGATCGGTACTCCTCCATCCAACCCGTCTCCATCCACCGCATCGGTCGCCGCTTCGCATCTCAAGCTTCACGCGTAACGCGTGAGGTCTGCTGGTGTGGAGGCTATCGGTTGTTCCTCGTCGCCGACTCACACGCTCTACACGGGCGTAGTTGACGCCGCTGTGGCCGGCCGCTCGCGCTGACCACCGATCCCGCCGCTTGGGCCGGctcacatgttcatgcatgtgaTTGCACGTGTGCAAGTGCTGACCTGGACAACGTGTCCGTGCAAGTCTTGGTTTGGCCATGCTGATCGTTGCATCAGGTGTGCCAGGCGTCCTTGTACGTCTTCGATCAGGTTCTGTATAACACGTGTTCATCTCCGGTTGCCAGCTCTTGTCACAAGCAGCCGCCTCGTCTGGTCCACCAGACACTCCGACCTCGCAGGCATTTGGGCTGATCATCCGACCGTACGCGATCCGCTTCATCCACACGTGTGACCGATCTGGTCCGTCGGTTGCGCGCCTTCAAAGATCCCGTGAAGACTGTTCCGAGTACAGCGCGCCTCCCCATCGATCGAGTATCGGGCTGCGGCTGCATCGCCCCGTCGGGCTGCAGcgtcgccgccccgtggttctctcCGCAGCTGTACCGACCTGCGTCGCCCCTTCGAGCTGTAGTGCTGCAGCCCGCGGTCCGCCGCCACTCCGAGGcgtccgctccaggccgtccccGTGGCTACGCCGACCCTCGAGCCGCCGCTGCGTCGTCTCGTCGGggcgtagcgagcgtggcacgtgaTCCATACCGCCGCCCGAGGCCGTTCCCGTGGTTGCATCGACCCACGCTCCGCCGCTGTGCCGCCCCTTCGGGTCATAGCGCCGCTGCCCGCGGTCCCCGCCATCGCTCCGAGGTCTTCCACCGTTGCCCCGACCTACCCGTCGCCGCTACGTCGCCCCTTCACGCCGTAGCGCCGCAGCCCGCGGTCCATCGCCGTCCCCGCGCGTCGACCTCTCGTGGttcgcgccgcgccgcctcccttggcgcgggaacgccaccgtccgcgccgtcTTCGTCACACTGTCGGGTTTATCGCCTACTTCGAACACCGCCGTCGCGCTCTTAACAAAGCTGTCGCCGCCATCAGgccaccgccgccgctcttcttcggccgcagccgccgctacctccgtagccgccgccgccgcccgtccacctccttcgtcttcatccagcaccagcccgtcgtcAGCGTTGccatcatctaccccgaccacttcatctactccgacaaccgcgaaCGACATCGGCCCCGCGCTGATTGGCACCGCAACCGTCGTTGAGTCCTCCTCTGTTGGCCTCTGTGACTTCTCCGATATGATGTACAACTCGTGCAGGTACCTGTCTACGCATGCCTGGTGCTGGCAAcgccgatgcgtgccttcgtccacgacgtgtccccggacCTGGCAAGCTTGGAGCGACGCTTCGTTAACTTCGTCTTCATCCGTCTACGCAtacccggtgctggcaacaccgatacGTGCCTTCGGTCACAACGTGTTttcgggcttggcaaacccggcgcgacgcgtcgtcaaccacatcttcttctcggcccatcactacttcgacaccactgcgcccatcaCTAACttggcgcctccttgcgcccgcagGCTCCACGGGTGACTTCCCCAACACCAGCTACCCTGACTCGACATTgaccacgacattcttcgcacgACTACCTCTACCTCGACCACACCATCCTACGCTCTCGGTTACTTCGACAAACGAACCACACCATCCTACGCTCTCGGTTACTTCGACAaacgacacaaagggctaccgccttgcttgagcaactcCGTCGGGTTTCACTCCAGCCACGACGACTGTTATGACTGCGGGGGGTGTCCGtcagcttgccttcggattcttctccagtctcaccatcTACGTCGCCGCTACAGTTACTCGCTACAGTAATAATTGTGGAgaatgttgagtatattgattattaaaAAAaggagatagactaggatttgttctattccaccaatccctctttCCCTTCTAAGACTCAAAAAGCGACACTTTCAAGAAAAAACAGTGCACGCAAGCATAGATCTCATATTTTCACCACAAACTGAAGAAGCAAATTAATCGATAATATCATGCTACTTGTAAATTAAACTTCGTCCAAGCAGACATTGCCGGGACTGAGGCAGCGGACGGAGAAGAGCATCCATCCATCCGATTAGTACATCGGAAAGCTGCTCGCTAGACACCACATAAACAAACCATGTACTagtacttctttttttgcgggtcaTGTACTAGTACGCAAGTACTAGTGTCCCTGCCAAAAAGAACACACCCACTAGGTACGTGTACATGTACTACATGTCTACAGCCATGCACACACACCACCACCAAGTACACTATGCATTAAGCCCACACCGTACGTGACCCATACTAACACTGACACATACATACAACTACTTATTATCCCAGCGCCCGACCACGCCGAGATCGATCACCGGCTTGGCTTACACCCTCGCGACGCCGCCGGTGCCCATGCCCTTGTTGTGCGGGTCGCCGGCGCCATACGCGCCGTGCTCGGCTCCGTACCCACCAGCACCAGCATGGTTGCCAAACTGGTTCCCGAAGAGGCCGGAGTGCAGCGCGAGCACGTAGAGCAGCTGCGTGAACATCAAAATGATCACGAACGCCTCCAGCACCCTGAGGCGCCATCCGCGGTACCCACCAATATGAATCTCCTTGCACGCCAGCCCGAACGCCAAGGCGGTAATCGCCCAGGCCACCAGCGCTGACGAGGCGGAGGTGGCAAGGCTGTCCCCGCGCCAGGTGCGGACGTGGTGCACGCCGGCGAGCTTGGACGCGGCGCCGACTACGCCGGCGAGGATGGCGAAGACGAGGAAGTAGAAGGTGGCGCCGTTGCCGCCGACGCCGGGGCGGTTGGTGAGGCCGTTGATGAAGTGGTTGAGGTTCCAGCTGGCGAAGCCGATGACGACGATGTACATGATGAGGTTCAGCACCAGCAGCGGCGCCACCATGTTGCGACCCACGCCCGCCATTGCTGCTGccttgcttctttcttcttcttcttcttgttggtcGAGGCCGAGCTCTCTGCCTGTCGCTCACTGATTCACTGGCTTCTGTCGCGTACTGAAGTGGCTTGGTGGAAGAGATCGAATTGAGAAGGACGGGAGATTGTAGACGAGGATGTGGATTTGTGGATGAGGTGCCGGGGGTGGAGCGTAGTGGGATATATAGATAGATGCAGAGGAGGTAGGGAACGATGGGACACGTGGGATGCGGCCGCTTACGGGTGGCGCGACGCGTGGTGAGCGGCATGCAGGGGGCATGGGCAGCTGCCGCTGCTTGCTTCTTCTAGCCGTTGGCGGATGGTTCCAGCGGCTTCGAGAGACCGTACGTGGCGCTGCCCACCGCCCACGGTTTGTAGCTTACCACCACACTACTACCTTGGATCCTAGTATAAGTTGCACTGCTCttatcctcttcctcttccttcctCACCGCTTCCCATTGTACTACGTGTCACGTGTTTGCTCTGCTTTTTCCACCTCACACTCTTCATCCATTCAGCTAAAAGAAAACACGGGTGTCTTTCCTATAGTGGAATAATAATAATAGCAAATTAAGGGATATTCGGATCCTGTCCTGCCAAGAAAACTGCGGTCTTTAAAACACCGTATGCTGAGTGCGTTTATAAGTGTCCCTTCATTTTATTGATTCACTGCAATTTCAACCTCTGATGGACAGCATATATACCGGAGTTAAAAAGAGGCTTGTATGTTTTGCAACGTAATTACATTTTCACTTATCTTGGCTATTGTTTTCATTAATGAATATTATATGTAAGATGCCTTTTGGCTATTTTTAAATGATGGACTATTCGTACTGCTTTTTCATGTAtcatatttttctttttttatgttatttattttcccttttcaACTTTTTGATTTCGCACTCTACTTTTTTTATTCTCTATTGAGGAAAATAGGTGAATATTTTTCAAGCTATATAAGCATTTATCTGGATGCACATAATTTTCTTTTTCAAGTCTATGAACttcttttcaaatacaagttttttCCTTACATGAACACAATTTTTTGCTACGTAAATAATTTTCCAATATGAGATGAATATTATATATTTCATCGCCCAATAtgaacatttttatttatttacttgtttTATAATTTTCTATATCTTTTCATAAAAACATTTTcccaaatatataaaatatattttttagaatgaaatatataaatatataaaaaaatttagCTATCATTGGAGCAGTTTAGTTTTCAACTATTTCTTTTAGAACAGCATAACTCATGATGTGGCAATGACGAGCCATGCCAGGGCTATGTCTGGCTTACTACTAAACTAGCAACATAcctgtgcattgcacagaacataaagatgatttttttttttgcaaaagacctgttgtgattgacccatgcaggagtaatccctcGTGTAAAatctaatgatatctcgagaatttcatcgaaaaaatgatatctcgagaaagatgaaagataaggcgaggaggagtggggcgcggtggtgattggtggtcggacttagcggaggcatggggatggacgacgccggcagcgccACCATGCCAGATTGGTCCAGATACTTTCTTTTTTAATTACTCAACAATGAAGTTGTGGGACATAAGGATGAACGAGAGAGTTGcgggtatccttttgcaaaattgtcatagtttgctttctatccgtcagatatagatcggacggtctatattgcaagacggcaggcacatcatcatcgccaactcggttttttataagagtaaagATATATCCTGGCCTCCCCTCTGGCTATCAGGGTCGTGGGCCGGCCACTTGGATGGTTTTCtgcattttttctttgttttttggttttctttgattATTTCATTTCTTCACTGTTTTTTCGTAGTTTTCTTTGGTTTCTCGGGTTTTGGGTGTTTGCTCATCAGTTTTCTTTGCttttcataattttttttctttttgtacatGTGCATATTTTTACACAGCGTACATTTTTATTCTACACATGGAACATTTTTTGATATATGCTGACGATTTTCAAAT
This window of the Triticum aestivum cultivar Chinese Spring chromosome 5D, IWGSC CS RefSeq v2.1, whole genome shotgun sequence genome carries:
- the LOC543263 gene encoding membrane protein PM19L, which produces MAGVGRNMVAPLLVLNLIMYIVVIGFASWNLNHFINGLTNRPGVGGNGATFYFLVFAILAGVVGAASKLAGVHHVRTWRGDSLATSASSALVAWAITALAFGLACKEIHIGGYRGWRLRVLEAFVIILMFTQLLYVLALHSGLFGNQFGNHAGAGGYGAEHGAYGAGDPHNKGMGTGGVARV